The Podarcis muralis chromosome Z, rPodMur119.hap1.1, whole genome shotgun sequence DNA segment TTGCTACAAGCTGATGCACTGGTAGGATACTAAAACAACTTGCAATGCTAGGACTGTGGTCCAACTTGTGAGGAATGTCTGAAAGGCACATAAGAGTATTTGACATGTTTGCAGTTAATATTTTTCTGCCTTATATCATGACGTAAATGAGCTGGTTTTTACAGTAGTGATGGGGCCACAGTATTAAATAATTAGGTATCTGCACCCACTGTTGCTTTTTGTCATGCATTATTTTGCTTGACTAGGAGTTAAAGTAAATTCAGGTGAAAAATTAGACAATGAGCCTTGCCATCCCATCGAACAAATTTTGATGGCAATAATTATTACTGGAATAGAAAAAAAGCAATCATAGGTTTGCATTAATCAACAGAAGTGTTCATTCAAAAGAACAGGGTCAAGTTTCCATATGCTATTGCATGTAAAATCACattgtatacttccgggtttcaccgcacatgcgcagaaacggCGCCTCAAGTTGTGGACTTTTCGGGGTACGTAAGGACCCTCGGAACGAGTTAAGTATTAAGTGTACTGGTGTCCACCTAATTCCATTGCCTGCAGTCACACCTAAGTTTGCATTAGAGATAAATTGAGTTTTGAGGGAAGAATTGTTAAATACTGGGGCTACTAGTACCATTGTTAGAGGTAAATGATTGCTTTCAATATTATTGCCCAGCTTTAACTCCATGACAAACTTATATGCAAATCATGAGATCACCAATATAATCTGTCACACTGCCTCCATGCTTTGTAAAGTGGGTGTATTCTCTGGATTGATCTCCCTCTATTATGCTGTTCAATATTAGCAAGTCCCTCCACCTTACAACTTGGGCTAAACAAAGCTCTGAATAATTACATCTATGATGTAATTAGACAGGTGGGAGGTACCTCTGGCTAAGTAAATATCTGGTTTCAGAATCTGATCGTATACAAATTTACATCGTTAACTCCCATATGTACATTAAAATCCCCTGCAATGATAAACACTGCGGTAGGATATAGGGATTCCATGGATTCTATATAATTCTCTACGTCTGTCCAGATAGTATTTACagtagtttttttgtttgttttactttttgaCAAGGTGGTATGTAGACATTAATCAGCATTAAACATACTTTCAAAACTACAACCAAGACAGCAGTTGCAAATGGGTTACATGGAATCATGGCTGTTGTAGTTGCATTCAACTTTGTGGAGATGAAACATGCTAGACACCCACTGACCCTACCACCTTTCATTGAGGGAGTGGTTGTCAATGGGTGACATTTGTTTCCGTTAATCATTATAGAGTCATTGTGCCATGTTTCTTGAAGCAGAATAATATCAAATTGCACAAAATAGTTCATCAGCTGTCTATTAATCTGCCTTGAATGACAGCCTGCTATGTTCCATGACATCAGTTTTAGCCCCAACTCCTTTAAGGCTCTGGCCTTTTGGTTCCACTTTGTCCAAGTACCcaatttcatctttaaaaatgctTCCATTCCTCTTATCAGTGGGAACCCATTCAGTGGTGTTGGTATACTTTTTGATTCTCGGGAGAGGACTACCTATTTCATTTGGAACTAATTTCCAGTAGCTCAGCCAGGAATTTGTAGTCACACCATCAGGATTGTCCCTAACCATATCATATTCCAAGGTGGGTTGAGTTTGCAGTTTGCATCTATACATTTAAAAGATTCTCTGGTAGTCCTCTTTTTAACTATACATTTTGGAGAAACAGTCTGTGGGCAAAAGGTTTGATTGTCAGTTGTTTCACCAACGTTTTGTTGTCCATGCTGTTGTATTTGGGTCAATCTGGACTGAAACTTAGCTAGTTTGATGAGAATGCCACTTTGCTCATTATCTGGTAGGTTAATAAAATTACTTAGCAAATCCTCTTTTTCTGGGACTATCCAGTCTGCTAAATCTGGAGAGTAATTTTTATTCAGAACTGCTGTAGATTGATTAGACTTCTTGAATTTTCCTTGTATAATCTCTGGAGTTTCTGATAATAATTCTTCACATTGACTGTGATCTTCTTCAGCAATAGGACAAATGTCAATGTCAGCTTTAGTTGAAGTGACTTTGTTcctcctgttttttttaaaaagatatttattaaaattttcaaaatattacaaaatgaaaaaagaaaaaagaaaaatacaaaataaaaatagttaaaaaacaattccatctttctatcacttatctttcatttgcttgtttcccggacctcctcacacctccctttttgtattccaattcaatttgttagttcagcaaatcctttccctctttgtttatcctagtctttagtcttaaaatattgtaacattaaatttttacctgttaataatccattttttcatattccttatagcgttatagctaaaaaccacttaactttttaactggtttctcttcagatcgtataaatctttcgcctttgaCTTTGTTCCTCCTGATCGCCCTTTTAGGTACAAACAGTAGCTTAAGTGATGTGTCTTCAAAATGCTGATAAGGGAAGACTCCTTTCCTCGCTAAATGAGCCTTCTTTTTCATGATTATAGCTGGAATTCTACGGGTGCTGAAAGTTAGAAGAGTTATCTTGCAACATCTATCGTTAAAGAACCCCTTGGTTGATTTTAATTCAATATTTCCAGTATCACAACTGAGGCGTAAGTTCAAATGTAGGCTGACTCCCAATAAGGCAAGGGTCCCTTATATGGAAATATCTGTAGAACAACCTCACATGCTGAACTGAGTGTTTCTGCCCTACCTCCAAACCCCAATTATATATAAAGCAGATTAGATTGGTTAGTAAGTGTAGcagaaataatattttatatcTGTTTTATTCACAGGTTAAAAAATCAAATTCCTGAAATTAAGCAGACATTAGAAATCTTAAAACACATGCAGAAGAAAAAGGTAAATACCTTTTACAATGTGGTGGGTATTTTTCTTATCTACAATGCTACATCAATAGTTATCACAAATCAATCTTTATTTGGCTGTAGAAAATTATTGATAATGACTAATTTTAACACAAGTGCTCTAGCCATGTTCATTTGTCATCTCTCCTTTCGGTAGGAATCCACAAAACTGATGGAAACCAGATTTTTATTGGCAGATAACCTCTACTGTAAAGCTTCTGTTCCTCCTACAGATAAAGTTTGTCTTTGGTTGGGGGTAAGTAAAAACATGTTCACACTTACTAAGCATCTATTTTCAGCCACAAACATGGCTGAAAGGCAACATGAGTTCTGAATATTACGTTAACATTTCATGATGTTATTTGGCCACGCAGCTTGGtatgaacctccccccccccccaatggaaatCATTACCCATTTCCAATCTCTGGAATTTTTTGGAACAGCAGGGACAAAAGCCTCTTAGCAACATTGCAAAAGAATACATTTCAGCCCAGATCTTGAAAGGTGCAACAATGGGCACAATTCAGCTGATCCTTCAGACTATGGAAATGAACTGGGTTCTCCTCTTCCTTTGCCCTAATGATCCATTTCATCTTTTCTGTTCAGTATTAGCCATCGTTTGCTGTGCTGTCCAAATATAGGCTTTGGCTTATACTTGCATGAATTGGAGGCTCCTCTGAATTCAGTCATTGTGCATTGTTTCAGGTGTTGCTTTAAGTTGCATGTGCTTAAAGTTAGCATGTGAGCCTAAGGCTCCACATGAGTTATTCTCAATAACCCAAACTGGGTCTGGAAAACCGGTTATTGGACTACAGTGTTCCCAGTATCtctaaccattgaccatgttggttgggtctgatgggagtcccaacaacatctgcagagccagaGGCTCCTCATTTCTGACCTAACCAATCATTTAAATGGTTTTCTGAACTGTACTTAACAGTAAAATAACAAGTGATGAATTGCTTGCCTGGATTAAATAAGGAACATGGAGTCTGCTAAACACCTTGCTTTACCCCAAATCTGAAACATCCAACAAAGGAGCACATAATCCCAGATGAAACTGGCAGGGAATGTCTGGCACTCCTGCAGCAGAATATTTACAAAATATGTTTaaattgcaacagtttcggaTTGGTTAATTTTATCTGCTTTTTGTAAAATTGAGTTCCCACAATGATCTTTTCCCAGACCAGTACtatttaagttgttttaaattatatgCAGTTGGAGGTGAGCAGCGAGTGAGCAAAATTTTTGAATGACACCAGGCTTTTCAGGAGATCCAAAAGTGTGTCTCCAAACCTCTTAAATGGGCAACAAATGCAGCAGATAGCTACAGTGTAAATAAGTGTAAAAAATGGCACATGAGCTTCACATACTGTTTTTGAACTGGTTGCAAACAGTACCACCTGCAATATTTATAGCTACATATGTCTGCCtgcctatctatcatctatctatctatctatctatctatcatctatctatctatctatcatctagctatgCTATGCTTATGCTATTGCTTCTGTATTCAACTTCCATATTCAATGTCCAAGATCGGTCTTTTAACTATAATGTGTCAAGGGTTCTGCTTaatttgctgttttaaatgtgttttaagatAATGGTCTCTATCAGAAAGGGTAAAACCAACTTAGGCTCTTGAAGGTGAATTTGTAGTccgtcattcattcattttaacaCTACTTAATTTCAAAAGCCATTGAAGGTTCCTCAACATAAATGTTGTTCTTAGGCCAACGTAATGCTGGAATATGACATTGATGAAGCCCAGGCATTGCTAGAAAAGAATCTCTTCACAGCCACAAGAAACCTTGAGTCTCTCGAGGAAGATCTGGATTTTCTTAGGGATCAGTTCACTACTACAGAAGTCAGTatccttttaaaaagagaattgaaTTCCTGTTTCACAATGTTATGTCCTCTATTTCTTAGTATTCATCCACTTTCTTTGAACGAATCTGCTTGTGGAAACAATTCAGGTCAAGGAATAGTGAATCCAGTAGCGGATGCAggtatttattgcatttccccaGTTTGTTCAGTCTAGATACCACTTGCTGTGAAAATATACAATATCCTCAGTTATCACTGATATACAACAGTCGCTGTGAGCAGTGACTCCAGGACAGTTGATGAGGTTCAAGGTTCTTCCCTCCAGTACAAAACTTTTTTCatgctgagggccacattgaccCCTCTGGTGTCCAAGGTGTAAAAGGTggactttttaaaaggacaaAGTGGGGCAGTTAGGGTCATAAAAGACTTTTAGGATCACAGGAACCACCCATGGCAGTGgtcaataaataagaaaatactttttaaaaaaaaaatcatcacttTCTTCAAAAGAAGGTGATCTTGGAGGGTCACAAAAGAAAATCATTTAGCATCACAGTGAGGAACCGGTTAGagcaaaatataccgtatttttctctctataagacgcacctgaccataagacacacctagttttagaggaggagaacaaggggaaaaaaaatcttcTCTGCTCAGTGCCTCTCtagcaaagtgggaggagaaatggaaggggctccatttctcctcccacttcgctgaaggagcgctgcgcagagaAGGAAAGCTGCGCAGTGCCtatccagcgaagcgaagccaggagagcaagagggatcggtgcgcaccgatccctcttgctctcctggcttcagtgaaagctgcgcagcctgcattcgttccgtaagacgcacacacatttccccttactttttaggagggggaaagtgcgtcttatagagcgaaaaatacactAAACATTTGTGAGGAGACTTTGGAGGGCTCAAAAACATCGCAGTGGGAGACATATAGAGTAGTAGAAAAAAGATTTGCACTGTCTAAAAAATGTTTTGGAGGGAAAATAAATCAAATTTTGGGGTGTGGCTTTGGGGGCTGAATTTTGACTCAAGGCTCCTTCTCCAGAGGAAGAGCAGAGAAGGAGCTAGAGGTGAGCAATACTCCTGAGTAATCAAGTTCATTTAGGCTCTTCTTTGGAAAAGAAGACCTCAAAAAAGAACAAACTTTCTTACGATTTTTATTCAAAGGTTTTCATAGATGATTTCTGGAAGTCTAAAATGCACTGGACTATTCAGTACATTTGTTagcaccttttcctgcctttgTTCTCCCTTAATCTTGTCGCACTGTTGTTAAAACCAAAGGTTTATCTAGCTTCGAACTGAGGACAGGATAGTTCTCATTCAAATTGTGATAAGCTGGTTGTCTACCATGCAGCAGAGAGAGTTTTAACCACACATCTGCATCCAGTCAGAAAAACCAGAGAAGCAGAgagtaagaattttttttaaccaCTTCCAAAAACATAGGCAAGCGGTTATTTGCCAGCCTTTCAAAAATTACAAGTTGATAAGTCTTCTGGTTATCTGCAGGTAAAAACAGTCTAGTCATTGAGAGCCATCTTATTCTTTCCACAAGCATGTGCTCAGGTGCTTAACCAAGTGAAGATGTGCTGTTAATGAGCTGGCTGCAGTCATTTCCCATGGTTTGAAAATGGAGTTGTGATCATGGAAAATGCTGCCTGTTGTCCAGCCAGGTGTCACAAGAGTGTGTGCAGGGCAAGTTATTGGCAATTTGAGAAAGCTAGTATTGTTGCAGGTATTCGGGAATAAAAACCTTTATGATCAAGCTCATGCTAAGGAAACTGTAGGGCTCTTTCCTGCTGGCCCTGCACAGTGTTATTTGTGATCTTTTTTCAGAGCACAGACTTACATATTTCAGATGAACAGATTAGAAATTGGTTATGAGAACAGCACTGTCTAGTATTCAGGAATCAAACTGCTTGTGCTAATTATGGGAAGCAGATAAAATCCATCTGCTTTCACCTTACAGCACAATAATTTCCTTAACTGTGTTTTCAGATATGGCTAGAGTTTATAATTGGGACGTAAAGCGAAGAAACAAGGATGACCCTTCCAAAAGCAAAGCATAGTTATTAATAGGATTCATTAGTTCTGTTTATATTAAATgtgttctcaaatttaatcttaGTTAGcagacatctttttaaaaattggtttgcaAGCCCAGTTTGGTTCTGTGCATGTTCTATTATTGCTGCTTTGGAACATGA contains these protein-coding regions:
- the VBP1 gene encoding prefoldin subunit 3 isoform X1, producing MKQPGNETADTVLKKLDEQYQKYKFMELNLAQKKRRLKNQIPEIKQTLEILKHMQKKKESTKLMETRFLLADNLYCKASVPPTDKVCLWLGANVMLEYDIDEAQALLEKNLFTATRNLESLEEDLDFLRDQFTTTEVNMARVYNWDVKRRNKDDPSKSKA
- the VBP1 gene encoding prefoldin subunit 3 isoform X2 translates to MAAVTVDEAVCGDGPTGGKRAHLGIPEAIFVEDVDSFMKQPGNETADTVLKKLDEQYQKYKFMELNLAQKKRRLKNQIPEIKQTLEILKHMQKKKESTKLMETRFLLADNLYCKASVPPTDKVCLWLGANVMLEYDIDEAQALLEKNLFTATRNLESLEEDLDFLRDQFTTTEVNMARVYNWDVKRRNKDDPSKSKA